One Candidatus Nitrososphaera evergladensis SR1 genomic window carries:
- the eno gene encoding phosphopyruvate hydratase has product MPSSPSITALDARIVFNSRGSKTIEVDVVTDKEFSGRACAPSGASVGKLEAQSFPDNKPEKALAAFNANKKKFIGLDASDTKAVFDALRSIDNTDNYSKIGGSVAYALSIAAVDSAAKAKGVPLFQLLNPQKPYRFPFPLGNVLGGGAHAGPGTPDIQEILACPVGAKGIMEALEMNFRFHSEMRKVIESMDSRFTYGRGDEGAWAPNVNNDQALEIAEKTIERCGYSLGKDMALGIDFASSSFWDEENSVYDYARQGIKRDTGEQIEFAGRLIKDFKLAYAEDAVHEADFQSMAVLTKKYPRTLVTGDDMLVTNASMVKKAVEFGACSGAILKVNQAGSLYDALQFARECTKNGIGIITSHRSGESVDSHIAHIAVATGSKMIKTGVLGGERIAKLNELVRLSEYDLIADMQDL; this is encoded by the coding sequence ATGCCTTCCTCTCCTTCTATTACCGCACTTGACGCTAGAATAGTCTTTAACAGCCGCGGAAGCAAGACCATCGAAGTCGACGTCGTGACAGACAAGGAATTTTCAGGCCGCGCCTGCGCGCCGTCCGGCGCAAGCGTCGGCAAGCTGGAGGCCCAGAGCTTTCCAGACAACAAGCCGGAAAAAGCACTTGCCGCGTTTAACGCGAACAAGAAAAAGTTCATCGGCCTTGATGCCTCTGACACCAAGGCGGTTTTTGACGCGCTGCGGTCGATAGACAACACTGACAACTACTCCAAGATAGGAGGCTCTGTCGCGTACGCGCTTTCGATTGCAGCGGTTGACTCTGCCGCAAAGGCAAAGGGCGTCCCGCTTTTTCAGCTGCTGAACCCACAAAAGCCGTACAGGTTCCCGTTCCCGCTTGGAAACGTGCTTGGAGGAGGCGCGCACGCCGGCCCGGGCACGCCAGACATACAGGAGATACTCGCATGTCCTGTTGGCGCCAAGGGCATCATGGAGGCTTTGGAGATGAACTTTCGCTTCCACTCTGAAATGCGCAAGGTCATCGAGTCGATGGACAGCAGGTTCACGTACGGAAGGGGTGACGAGGGCGCGTGGGCTCCAAACGTCAACAACGACCAGGCGCTTGAAATCGCGGAAAAAACCATCGAAAGATGCGGCTACAGCCTTGGAAAGGACATGGCCCTTGGCATCGACTTTGCAAGTTCATCGTTCTGGGACGAGGAAAACAGCGTCTATGACTATGCAAGGCAGGGGATAAAGCGCGACACTGGCGAGCAGATCGAGTTTGCAGGCAGGCTCATCAAGGACTTCAAGCTTGCGTACGCAGAAGACGCCGTGCACGAAGCAGACTTTCAGAGCATGGCGGTCCTGACCAAAAAGTACCCAAGGACGCTTGTTACAGGCGACGACATGCTGGTGACAAACGCAAGCATGGTAAAAAAGGCAGTCGAGTTTGGAGCGTGCTCTGGCGCAATACTGAAGGTGAACCAGGCTGGCAGCCTTTACGACGCGCTCCAGTTTGCCAGAGAATGCACCAAAAACGGCATCGGCATAATCACTTCCCACAGGTCCGGCGAATCGGTCGACTCGCACATTGCGCACATTGCCGTGGCGACAGGCTCGAAGATGATAAAGACGGGCGTGCTTGGAGGCGAGCGCATCGCCAAACTTAACGAGCTTGTGCGCCTGTCAGAGTATGATTTAATTGCAGACATGCAAGATTTGTGA
- the rpsB gene encoding 30S ribosomal protein S2, with protein sequence MILSTGIRVGTPVKTKYMSPFIVRANPEGLYILDISKTLARIDVAAKFIGRSDISKVAVTSAREYGKTPVEKFCELTGATPILGRFMPGTFTNPSLPDYMEPEIVVVTDPQADQQAVIEATRAGKPVIAVSNSDNVTSKVDLVIPANNRGRKALATVYWLLAREVMKKQGKIKSDSEMKVSIDDFETKLVEEIS encoded by the coding sequence ATGATACTTTCAACAGGCATAAGGGTAGGAACGCCGGTCAAGACGAAATACATGTCGCCTTTTATCGTGCGCGCAAACCCGGAGGGCCTGTACATACTGGACATCAGCAAGACTCTGGCAAGGATTGACGTCGCAGCGAAGTTCATCGGCAGGTCGGACATTTCAAAGGTGGCAGTCACCTCTGCACGCGAGTACGGCAAGACGCCGGTGGAGAAGTTCTGCGAGCTGACAGGCGCAACCCCGATACTGGGCCGGTTCATGCCGGGCACGTTTACCAACCCGTCGCTTCCTGACTATATGGAGCCGGAAATCGTTGTCGTGACAGACCCGCAGGCCGACCAGCAGGCAGTCATCGAGGCGACAAGGGCAGGCAAGCCGGTTATCGCCGTGTCAAACAGCGACAACGTCACGTCCAAGGTCGACCTGGTCATCCCCGCAAACAACAGGGGCAGAAAGGCGCTTGCAACCGTGTACTGGCTCCTTGCAAGAGAAGTCATGAAGAAGCAGGGCAAGATCAAGTCAGACAGCGAGATGAAGGTATCAATCGACGACTTTGAGACAAAGCTGGTCGAGGAAATATCATGA
- a CDS encoding MEDS domain-containing protein, whose amino-acid sequence MLTRKAADAIEDSLTDFLGAEVWRVLRNKLDCSCGVRLDNILERSTAVKFAQALNEMLPPAAPFILDKVSARLMHDFPRIRDADQLSNFLHVVNEVRRRYDGANVLSGLENHQHVALVYRSENDFSKILSSFCAAGAKKNRLNVLVCPEELQEHAKALMANASLAEASSSLSQQQQQQQQSQQNLVMLDCTKLDVGKTQMRTSMESTLRSVCKAAAREKKSGLNVLGLCPSHLLAHENYLNCMALEDAWEDLVSTVGLPVSLVCPYMWDPCIPESRLEQNHNHGVRYL is encoded by the coding sequence TTGCTGACTAGAAAGGCTGCGGATGCCATCGAAGATTCGTTGACTGATTTTCTCGGGGCGGAGGTCTGGAGAGTTCTCCGTAACAAGCTGGATTGTTCGTGCGGCGTAAGGCTTGACAATATCTTAGAACGTTCCACCGCCGTAAAATTCGCGCAGGCCCTGAACGAGATGCTGCCGCCGGCGGCGCCTTTTATCCTGGACAAAGTTTCGGCAAGGCTGATGCACGATTTTCCAAGAATCAGAGACGCAGACCAGCTCTCAAATTTCCTTCACGTGGTCAATGAGGTGCGAAGGCGTTACGACGGTGCAAACGTGCTGTCCGGCCTTGAAAATCACCAGCACGTGGCACTGGTGTACAGATCGGAAAATGACTTTTCCAAGATTCTTTCCTCGTTTTGCGCAGCAGGGGCCAAGAAAAACCGGCTAAACGTCCTTGTGTGCCCGGAAGAACTACAAGAGCACGCCAAGGCCCTGATGGCAAATGCCAGCCTGGCGGAAGCATCATCATCACTGTCGCAACAACAACAGCAGCAACAACAATCACAACAAAACCTGGTCATGCTTGATTGCACCAAGCTGGATGTGGGCAAAACCCAGATGAGAACTTCGATGGAGTCGACACTGCGTTCTGTATGCAAAGCGGCTGCCAGAGAAAAAAAGTCCGGGCTGAACGTGCTTGGCCTCTGTCCCAGCCACCTGCTTGCCCATGAAAATTACTTGAACTGTATGGCGCTTGAAGACGCGTGGGAAGACCTTGTTTCGACGGTCGGCTTGCCTGTCTCCCTTGTCTGCCCGTACATGTGGGACCCCTGCATTCCTGAATCGAGGCTTGAGCAGAACCATAACCACGGCGTTCGCTATTTGTAG
- a CDS encoding MEMO1 family protein, producing the protein MTKPTNRPPAVAGMFYPSSEHELRLTIDQSFRNTKFGPGMPPPALTEERRIYGIVSPHAGYAYSGAVAANGFYAISASDFDNVVMVGPNHYGIGSGVATMRSGTWETPLGQVQVNSEWAQEIAKKSGIVDFDDFAHSRDHCLEVQLPFLQSIKSKFTIVPVILIMQDIDTAFDVGKAIADTVAENPKTKTMLVASSDLTHYEPNIMAHEKDNELIKAMLTLDVTKFYAVLERMDVSACGYGAIASIMVAAKNLGATRGELLKYATSGDVTGDTDAVVGYSSVIFV; encoded by the coding sequence TTGACCAAGCCGACAAACAGACCGCCTGCCGTTGCCGGCATGTTTTACCCTTCAAGCGAGCACGAGCTCAGGCTGACCATCGACCAGTCTTTTCGCAACACCAAGTTCGGGCCGGGAATGCCTCCGCCTGCACTGACAGAAGAGCGCAGGATATACGGCATCGTGTCCCCGCACGCCGGCTATGCGTACTCGGGCGCAGTGGCGGCAAACGGCTTTTACGCGATTTCTGCAAGCGACTTTGACAACGTCGTGATGGTCGGCCCAAACCACTATGGCATTGGCTCCGGCGTGGCGACGATGAGGAGCGGGACGTGGGAGACCCCCCTCGGCCAGGTGCAGGTAAACAGCGAATGGGCGCAAGAGATCGCAAAAAAGTCCGGGATCGTCGACTTTGACGACTTTGCGCACAGCCGCGACCACTGCCTTGAGGTGCAGCTGCCTTTTCTGCAATCGATAAAGAGCAAGTTCACTATTGTGCCGGTGATCCTGATAATGCAGGACATCGACACCGCGTTTGACGTCGGAAAGGCAATAGCCGACACGGTTGCCGAGAACCCAAAGACAAAGACGATGCTGGTTGCGTCGTCCGACCTGACGCACTATGAGCCAAACATAATGGCGCACGAAAAAGACAACGAACTGATAAAGGCGATGCTCACGCTTGACGTCACGAAATTCTACGCGGTGCTAGAGAGGATGGACGTTTCTGCGTGCGGGTATGGCGCCATCGCATCGATAATGGTTGCCGCAAAGAACCTGGGCGCCACCCGGGGCGAGCTGTTGAAATATGCGACCAGCGGAGACGTGACGGGGGACACGGACGCGGTGGTCGGCTATTCATCGGTGATATTTGTATGA
- the mvk gene encoding mevalonate kinase — MTATTVTVAKARAAAPAKIILFGEHFVVYGNPAILASINRRITVTAKKSKDGKVKIKSDIASGEFDGSTFRLIEGANARATLEPLYYAAKQALDDRKQQNNNKSGLEIEIKSDIPYGVGLGSSAAALVATIAAVESLAGKADKKKVCESAIEAEKIIHKNSSGADCFVSTFGGMMHYSKGGGFKKIEAKTKIFLVIGDTGIKHNTGDLVSSVRKLKEANQMAFSGLMSQARDICNQALAALNNGNIEYLGMLMNENQLLLERLGVSHEKADDLIDVARRAGALGAKITGAGGGGAIIALAASKEDSERIASAIKEAGQSAFEVEIDTKGLVLG; from the coding sequence ATGACTGCAACAACTGTCACGGTAGCAAAGGCAAGAGCGGCGGCTCCGGCAAAGATAATCCTGTTTGGCGAGCATTTCGTCGTGTACGGCAACCCGGCGATACTTGCATCCATCAACCGCAGGATAACCGTCACTGCGAAGAAATCCAAGGACGGCAAGGTCAAGATAAAATCGGACATCGCATCAGGCGAGTTTGACGGCTCGACGTTCCGGCTCATAGAGGGCGCAAACGCACGCGCAACGCTTGAGCCGCTGTATTACGCGGCAAAGCAGGCCCTTGACGACAGGAAGCAGCAAAACAACAACAAGTCGGGCCTTGAGATAGAGATCAAGTCGGACATTCCCTACGGCGTGGGCCTTGGCTCTTCCGCCGCGGCGCTTGTAGCCACAATTGCTGCAGTCGAGTCGCTTGCTGGCAAGGCCGACAAAAAGAAGGTCTGCGAAAGCGCTATCGAGGCCGAAAAGATAATCCACAAAAACTCGTCAGGGGCAGACTGCTTTGTCAGCACCTTTGGTGGCATGATGCACTACAGCAAGGGCGGAGGTTTCAAAAAAATCGAGGCCAAGACCAAGATCTTTTTGGTCATCGGGGACACGGGGATAAAGCACAACACGGGCGACCTTGTTTCCAGCGTGCGCAAGCTTAAAGAGGCAAACCAGATGGCGTTTTCCGGCCTTATGTCGCAGGCAAGAGACATCTGCAACCAGGCCCTTGCCGCACTCAACAACGGCAACATAGAGTACCTCGGTATGCTGATGAACGAAAACCAGCTTTTGCTGGAGCGCCTCGGGGTCTCCCACGAAAAGGCAGACGACCTGATAGACGTGGCTAGGCGCGCAGGCGCACTTGGAGCCAAGATAACGGGCGCAGGGGGCGGAGGCGCAATAATAGCGCTGGCCGCTTCAAAGGAAGACAGCGAGAGGATCGCATCGGCGATAAAGGAAGCCGGCCAGAGCGCCTTTGAGGTCGAGATAGACACCAAGGGCCTGGTTCTAGGCTAG
- a CDS encoding phosphate signaling complex PhoU family protein, which yields MVRYARRLQQIGSSILISLPSQWVKDNNLKKGSIVPVEVNRDNTISIFPSSEEAESTKEVTIQYSPASMDSLVNQVYGAYLLGYDMIRVKAAGSITYDDAERFKRAMRKLVGLEIVEEDRQTISSQFLLDPNTLDAEKILRRMNSLVAGMFREMLEAIKERENIAKRSIGGRDDEVDRQYFLLVRLIRSAMMDQQLAGKLNLSNIDILDYRIAANLLESAGDFIVDLASMQDFTKLDLVDRFVQAGELVEKMQEKAVAAFAGKNRAESVEVVSTYGRFNEIINSIKEEASANADSKGSESTVAVLNLTYSMDRIARCWVDIADLVKPMHLIAPLKNA from the coding sequence ATGGTGAGATACGCAAGGCGCCTCCAGCAGATAGGAAGCAGCATCCTGATTTCTCTTCCAAGCCAGTGGGTCAAGGACAACAACCTGAAAAAAGGCAGCATCGTCCCGGTCGAGGTCAACAGGGACAACACGATTTCCATATTTCCGTCCAGCGAGGAAGCCGAGAGCACCAAAGAGGTGACAATCCAGTACTCGCCGGCTTCGATGGACTCGCTTGTCAACCAGGTGTATGGCGCATACCTTCTTGGCTATGACATGATACGGGTAAAGGCAGCAGGCTCGATAACGTACGATGATGCCGAGCGGTTCAAGCGGGCGATGAGAAAGCTGGTGGGCCTTGAGATAGTGGAGGAGGACCGGCAGACAATTTCGTCGCAGTTCTTGCTCGACCCAAACACGCTTGACGCTGAAAAGATCCTGCGCCGGATGAACTCGCTTGTCGCCGGCATGTTCCGCGAGATGCTTGAAGCGATAAAAGAAAGGGAGAACATCGCCAAGCGCTCGATAGGCGGGCGCGACGACGAGGTCGACCGGCAGTATTTTCTACTGGTGCGCCTCATAAGGAGCGCCATGATGGACCAGCAGCTTGCCGGCAAACTCAACCTGAGCAACATAGACATCCTCGACTACAGGATAGCGGCAAACCTGCTTGAAAGCGCCGGCGACTTTATAGTCGACCTCGCGTCGATGCAGGATTTTACAAAGTTGGACCTCGTGGACAGGTTTGTGCAGGCCGGCGAGCTTGTAGAAAAGATGCAGGAAAAGGCAGTGGCGGCGTTTGCCGGCAAGAACCGCGCCGAGTCTGTTGAAGTGGTCAGCACTTATGGCAGGTTCAACGAGATAATAAACTCGATCAAAGAAGAGGCGTCGGCCAATGCGGACAGCAAGGGTTCCGAGTCGACAGTCGCTGTACTAAACTTGACCTACTCGATGGACAGAATAGCCCGCTGCTGGGTAGACATTGCGGACCTTGTAAAACCGATGCACCTGATAGCGCCCCTGAAAAACGCCTAG
- a CDS encoding pantoate kinase — protein MASTVVTAPVAVAKAFSPGHVTGFFEIPKLPSSGPQYRGSRGAGFSIDRGISTTVYVFDGKTGSKVLINGRTAKPKDAEVSQWVIDRYAKSAEKPFFVRVEHEIDIPVGFGLGSSGAAALSLSYALNAALGSKQSMQQAAQLAHEAEIACKTGLGTVIAEYAGGFEMRTGAGAPGIGTVEKISLEDNYKAVILCISPISTKAFLANRMDMINGLGGRMLDKLAETKSIDDFMKMSYQFADTLGLTEGKCRAPVRALRAAGIECSVALFGETVFTIVPEACTNEAADVLQKFEGTLLVCDIDGRGARVL, from the coding sequence ATGGCATCTACAGTGGTTACAGCGCCGGTAGCTGTAGCCAAGGCGTTCTCCCCGGGCCACGTCACAGGTTTTTTCGAGATACCCAAGCTGCCGAGTTCGGGCCCTCAGTACAGAGGATCGAGGGGCGCAGGATTTTCCATCGACAGGGGCATTTCCACGACCGTCTACGTCTTTGATGGCAAGACGGGATCAAAGGTTTTGATAAACGGCAGGACCGCCAAGCCAAAGGATGCAGAGGTGTCACAGTGGGTCATCGACAGGTATGCCAAGAGTGCGGAAAAGCCCTTCTTTGTAAGGGTAGAGCACGAGATAGACATTCCCGTAGGCTTTGGGCTTGGGTCAAGCGGCGCGGCGGCGCTGAGCCTCAGCTACGCGCTCAATGCGGCTCTTGGCTCAAAACAGAGCATGCAGCAAGCGGCGCAGCTGGCTCATGAGGCAGAAATTGCGTGCAAGACAGGCCTTGGAACCGTGATTGCCGAGTACGCGGGAGGCTTTGAGATGCGCACGGGCGCAGGCGCGCCAGGCATAGGTACGGTTGAGAAAATCTCACTTGAAGATAACTACAAGGCAGTGATACTCTGCATATCGCCGATCTCGACCAAGGCGTTTCTTGCAAACCGCATGGACATGATAAACGGCCTTGGGGGCAGGATGCTTGACAAACTGGCAGAGACAAAAAGCATAGACGACTTTATGAAGATGTCATACCAGTTTGCAGACACGCTGGGGCTTACGGAAGGCAAGTGCAGGGCGCCGGTGCGCGCACTAAGAGCGGCGGGAATTGAGTGCAGCGTCGCTTTATTTGGCGAGACCGTGTTTACCATCGTGCCAGAGGCTTGCACAAATGAAGCAGCAGACGTTTTGCAAAAATTTGAGGGCACGCTGCTTGTCTGCGACATTGACGGCAGGGGCGCAAGGGTCCTCTGA
- a CDS encoding 4-phosphopantoate--beta-alanine ligase produces the protein MTITTIPADHPRAKSLHTREMLVDGFKRNLVVAEGLIAHGRGEAFDYLIGERTSAAAKKAIRAAAAALLLSNKKAVLSVNGNAAALCPKEIVELSKITGAAIEVNLFYRTEEREYAIKAELEKHGARNVLGVGPRASAKIPELSSERRRVDPDGIFSADTVFVPLEDGDRTEALARMGKTVITVDLNPLSRTAKAAHVTMVDNLVRAMPALVQEAQALKGKDAKSLERMVRAFDNKKNLAQSLKKIRGGAL, from the coding sequence ATGACAATAACAACGATACCAGCGGACCACCCGCGCGCCAAGTCGCTGCATACGAGGGAGATGCTGGTTGACGGGTTCAAGCGCAACCTGGTAGTAGCAGAGGGCCTCATTGCGCATGGCAGGGGCGAGGCCTTTGACTATTTGATTGGCGAGCGCACAAGCGCGGCTGCAAAAAAGGCAATACGCGCGGCGGCTGCAGCGCTCCTTCTCTCAAACAAAAAGGCGGTGCTTTCAGTCAACGGCAATGCTGCCGCCCTGTGCCCAAAAGAAATAGTGGAACTTTCCAAAATCACGGGCGCCGCAATCGAGGTCAACCTGTTCTACCGCACGGAAGAAAGGGAATACGCCATCAAGGCCGAGCTAGAGAAGCACGGCGCAAGAAACGTGCTTGGAGTAGGCCCGCGCGCATCTGCCAAGATACCCGAGCTTTCAAGTGAGCGCAGGCGCGTCGACCCGGACGGGATATTTTCGGCAGACACGGTTTTCGTGCCGCTTGAAGACGGCGACAGGACGGAGGCGCTTGCCAGGATGGGCAAGACCGTGATTACGGTTGATTTGAATCCGCTTTCAAGGACGGCCAAGGCCGCGCACGTGACCATGGTGGACAACCTGGTAAGGGCGATGCCGGCGCTCGTGCAAGAGGCGCAGGCGCTGAAAGGCAAGGACGCAAAGTCGCTTGAAAGAATGGTCCGCGCCTTTGACAACAAAAAGAACCTCGCCCAGTCGCTCAAAAAGATAAGGGGAGGAGCCTTGTGA
- the panB gene encoding 3-methyl-2-oxobutanoate hydroxymethyltransferase, whose translation MTQEAATSSAPKKNKKVSVSDLALLKSEGKEKISVLTAYDYSTALICDRAGVDVLLVGDSAGMVVLGHPSTVPVNMQEMLMFCGAVSRGAKRAMIIGDMPFGSYQPSTSMAIENAVQFIKGGCDAVKLEGGAEIADKVKAIVDAGVPVMGHIGLKPQTSSLWEGYRLQGRTAESAQRLVQDAQALEKAGVFSIVLEMVASEVAEVITRKVSVPTIGIGSGPECDGQVLVLHDLLGIYEDIKPKFVKRYAELAKPILDAVSSYTRDVKAGKFPDEQNTFHMNPEELEKFQGKGKKK comes from the coding sequence GTGACGCAGGAGGCAGCGACCTCTTCAGCGCCAAAAAAGAACAAGAAGGTAAGCGTCAGCGACCTCGCCCTTTTGAAAAGTGAAGGAAAGGAAAAGATCTCTGTCCTCACTGCGTACGACTATTCCACCGCGCTCATATGCGACAGGGCCGGCGTCGACGTTTTGCTGGTAGGCGACAGCGCAGGGATGGTGGTCCTTGGGCACCCAAGCACGGTGCCTGTTAACATGCAAGAGATGCTGATGTTCTGCGGCGCAGTGTCAAGGGGCGCCAAGAGGGCAATGATAATAGGAGACATGCCTTTTGGCTCGTACCAGCCAAGCACCAGCATGGCCATTGAAAACGCCGTCCAGTTCATCAAGGGAGGCTGCGACGCAGTGAAACTGGAAGGCGGCGCGGAGATCGCTGACAAGGTAAAGGCCATCGTGGACGCCGGCGTGCCTGTGATGGGCCACATTGGGCTCAAGCCGCAGACATCGTCGCTGTGGGAGGGTTACCGCCTGCAGGGCAGGACTGCCGAGTCAGCGCAGCGGCTGGTGCAGGATGCGCAGGCGCTTGAAAAAGCAGGCGTTTTCTCGATAGTTCTGGAGATGGTTGCAAGCGAGGTTGCAGAGGTCATCACCAGAAAAGTGTCGGTGCCTACAATCGGCATAGGCTCCGGCCCGGAGTGCGACGGCCAGGTACTTGTGTTGCACGACCTGCTTGGGATATACGAAGACATCAAGCCAAAATTTGTCAAGAGGTACGCCGAGCTTGCCAAGCCGATCCTTGATGCAGTTTCAAGTTATACCCGGGACGTCAAGGCAGGCAAGTTCCCGGACGAGCAAAACACGTTTCACATGAACCCGGAAGAGCTTGAAAAGTTTCAGGGGAAGGGCAAAAAGAAATGA
- the coaBC gene encoding bifunctional phosphopantothenoylcysteine decarboxylase/phosphopantothenate--cysteine ligase CoaBC — MKQRQRRGVHPSKDITGSDGNELAGKKIVLCVTGSVAAYRAIDLARLLMRHGADVHAVMSEATASTLLHPEMMKWATGNEVVSKLTGNLEHIALADYGMSDLVIVYPCTANTIGKMVAGIDDTPVTSVLSVALGSKIPIIVAPAMHEAMYENRFIQQNVEKLHEHEGTRFIGPKIEEGKAKAAEPEQVLASAIDALAGNGPLAGRRVLVTAGSTIEYIDPIRVITNTSSGKMGIAIAKEAERMGAEVTLVYGRGTEKEPEGNNHYHVVRVDTSAQMHDAVIGELKKEEKCDIAIMAAAVADYAPASASAKKIDTRNGRLDLSLVATKKIVDDVKKASKGTFLVAFKADYGVSDALLVDKAYKKLQKCGADLVVANDIGRDGSKAGSDRNEVFIVDARKKVVHVPLGGKSEVARKLLELVSESMSKDSKTRK; from the coding sequence ATGAAACAGCGGCAACGGCGTGGCGTACACCCGTCAAAGGACATCACGGGCTCTGACGGAAACGAGCTAGCAGGCAAGAAAATAGTCCTGTGCGTAACGGGAAGCGTGGCCGCGTACCGCGCAATCGACCTTGCGCGCCTTTTGATGCGCCACGGAGCTGACGTGCACGCAGTCATGAGCGAGGCCACTGCGTCGACGCTTTTGCACCCCGAGATGATGAAGTGGGCCACGGGAAACGAGGTCGTTTCAAAACTCACGGGAAACCTGGAGCACATTGCGCTTGCAGACTATGGCATGTCAGACCTTGTGATAGTGTACCCGTGCACTGCAAACACGATCGGCAAGATGGTAGCAGGAATCGACGACACGCCGGTGACATCCGTCCTGAGCGTCGCGCTGGGCTCCAAGATCCCAATAATTGTGGCGCCGGCTATGCACGAGGCCATGTACGAAAACAGGTTCATCCAGCAGAACGTGGAAAAGCTGCATGAACACGAGGGCACACGGTTTATCGGCCCGAAAATAGAAGAGGGCAAGGCCAAGGCTGCAGAGCCGGAGCAGGTTCTTGCGTCTGCGATAGACGCGCTTGCCGGCAATGGGCCGCTTGCGGGCAGGCGCGTGCTTGTCACGGCTGGAAGCACCATCGAGTACATCGACCCCATCCGCGTCATCACCAATACCAGTTCTGGCAAGATGGGCATTGCAATAGCCAAAGAAGCAGAGAGGATGGGTGCGGAGGTGACGCTTGTCTATGGCCGTGGCACGGAAAAAGAGCCTGAGGGCAATAATCATTATCATGTTGTAAGGGTAGACACAAGCGCGCAGATGCATGATGCAGTCATTGGAGAATTAAAGAAAGAAGAAAAGTGCGACATTGCGATAATGGCAGCCGCAGTGGCTGACTATGCTCCCGCCTCTGCATCTGCAAAAAAAATAGACACAAGAAACGGCAGGCTGGACCTTTCGCTTGTAGCCACAAAGAAAATAGTCGACGATGTCAAGAAGGCAAGCAAGGGCACTTTTCTTGTCGCGTTCAAGGCAGACTATGGCGTTTCAGACGCGCTGCTTGTAGACAAGGCATACAAAAAGCTGCAAAAGTGCGGGGCGGACCTTGTCGTTGCAAACGACATTGGCCGCGACGGCTCAAAAGCAGGCTCTGACAGGAACGAAGTGTTTATCGTAGACGCAAGGAAAAAGGTCGTGCACGTGCCCCTTGGCGGCAAGTCAGAGGTGGCAAGAAAACTGCTAGAGCTTGTCTCTGAATCTATGAGCAAGGATAGCAAGACCCGCAAGTGA